One window from the genome of Diospyros lotus cultivar Yz01 chromosome 11, ASM1463336v1, whole genome shotgun sequence encodes:
- the LOC127812664 gene encoding F-box/FBD/LRR-repeat protein At1g13570-like — MRNGCVKKMQGSTSDMISYLPINLIEKILTCMPIVDAVRTSVLSKKWRYTWVTLPELVFDDAFYRRSRTTSINKLLLTIYQVLLFHRGPILKFKLHLSELKSHSAIDQLIPFVSNNGVLDFVLHFMGGDPYKLPSSVFSCLQLENLELRYCLFVPPRGFNGFSKLLSLELHDVIITSEVFSGLISNCPLLKELKLVNPGCFSYLEITAPNLRCLYCDFTYLCLKNDIPRLRLPISWLIEVEVSNWFTLFASVI, encoded by the coding sequence ATGCGGAATGGTTGTGTGAAGAAAATGCAAGGCTCAACTTCAGACATGATCAGTTACCTTCCTAtcaatttgatagaaaaaatTTTAACGTGCATGCCAATAGTGGATGCAGTAAGGACAAGTGTTTTGTCAAAGAAATGGAGGTATACTTGGGTGACACTTCCTGAACTTGTATTTGATGATGCATTCTACCGAAGATCGAGGACAACATCAATAAATAAGCTTTTGTTGACTATTTATCAAGTTCTGTTATTCCATCGTGGACCAATACTCAAGTTCAAGCTACACTTATCTGAATTGAAAAGCCATTCTGCTATTGATCAGTTGATACCTTTTGTATCAAACAATGGTGTCCTAGATTTCGTCCTTCATTTTATGGGAGGCGATCCTTATAAGTTGCCATCCTCAGTGTTTTCATGTCTGCAGTTGGAGAATTTGGAACTACGTTATTGCTTGTTTGTTCCTCCTCGTGGATTTAACGGATTTAGCAAGCTCCTCTCCCTAGAGCTTCATGATGTTATCATTACATCTGAGGTCTTCTCTGGTTTGATTTCCAATTGCCCACTACTTAAAGAGTTGAAACTTGTTAATCCTGGTTGCTTCAGTTACCTTGAAATCACTGCCCCTAATCTTAGATGCTTATATTGTGATTTCACTTATCTATGTTTAAAAAATGACATTCCCCGTCTTAGACTTCCAATTAGTTGGCTGATTGAAGTAGAAGTATCTAACTGGTTCACACTTTTTGCTTCAGTTAtctag